From a region of the Latilactobacillus sakei genome:
- a CDS encoding single-stranded DNA-binding protein — protein sequence MPTFEGKDIQAAIEAGLAALKVTREEVTVDVLEEGKKGFLGFGKQPAIVTLKPITVAEPTPVEPAQPSVADVATEPADQPEKAPMRQSREATIEALKQYITDITAQIGTPVTMTVTKEHKQVTFHLKTSKEGLLIGKHGKTINALQYLAQTYYDHHTKGKQLMMLDVGDYRQRRATIIKHLADKAAREVVATGKAVTLEPMPAFERKIVHGYLTDNRHVQTHSEGRGDRRVIVVELARSF from the coding sequence ATGCCAACTTTTGAAGGTAAGGATATTCAAGCCGCCATTGAAGCGGGGTTAGCCGCGTTAAAAGTGACGCGTGAAGAGGTCACAGTTGATGTCCTTGAAGAAGGTAAGAAGGGTTTTTTAGGGTTTGGTAAGCAACCGGCAATCGTTACGTTAAAGCCGATAACGGTCGCTGAACCAACCCCAGTTGAACCGGCACAACCAAGCGTGGCTGACGTAGCAACTGAGCCAGCAGATCAGCCAGAAAAGGCGCCAATGCGGCAGAGTCGTGAGGCGACAATTGAAGCCTTAAAGCAATACATTACCGACATAACAGCGCAGATTGGTACGCCGGTCACGATGACCGTCACCAAAGAACACAAGCAAGTTACCTTTCATTTAAAGACGTCTAAGGAAGGCTTGTTGATTGGTAAACACGGCAAGACGATCAATGCGCTCCAATATTTAGCGCAAACGTATTATGATCATCACACTAAAGGTAAACAGTTGATGATGTTAGATGTTGGTGATTATCGGCAAAGAAGAGCGACGATTATTAAACATTTAGCAGATAAGGCGGCCAGAGAAGTGGTCGCAACTGGTAAGGCGGTCACTTTAGAGCCGATGCCAGCATTTGAACGGAAGATTGTTCATGGCTATTTAACAGATAATCGCCACGTGCAAACCCACTCAGAAGGCCGCGGCGATCGCCGGGTAATTGTGGTTGAACTAGCGCGTTCTTTTTGA